A segment of the Deltaproteobacteria bacterium genome:
TCGCCGAGGATCTCCACCCGCAGCGACACGCTGTCGAGCTGGACCGCGGCGGCGTCCTTGAGAGGTTCGGCGAGCTTGCCGCGCACCCAGTAGGTCTCGACGTCGTTGACGATCTGCTTCTCGATCCCGGGATGGCTGCCGAAGCTCAGACGGCGGGAGTCGCTCTCGGCGCGGTTGACGGTCATGTCGCGCCAGCGCTTGCCGTCGAAGTACTGCCATTCGGTGATGGTGGGGATTCGAGGCCCGGACGAACCCGGCATCGCCTCGAAGAACAGGTCGACGGCGGCCTCTTCGTTGAACGCGCTCAGGCGGTCGTCGCCCAGATAGAGGAAGCGCTCCACCTCCAGCACGCCGGCGAAGAGCGGCTCGCGCGCCTCCCCCGAGGCGAGCGCTTCCGTATGATCCGCCACCGTTGCCCGATGGCTGCTCGCCGCGCGCACCACGTGCACCGGCAGCAAAGTGATGTCCCGCAACGTCTCGAACGTGACCGGTTCAGCTCCCGCGGCCTGCAGCGTCGCGACCTGGGTCCCCTTCTTCACCACCAGCTCGCCGTCCGCGCCCTCGCTGGGCGTGAGCTCGAGCACCACCCGGGCGGGCTCGGGCGGCTTGAGGCGGACGCCGATCAGATCGAGGAAGGTGAGGAAGTTCTTCTCCGGCACCTTGTTGAGCCGGTAGAGGACCATCTCCGTCATCCAGGCATACAACTCCAGCAGGGTGACGCCGGGATCCGACGAGTTGTGGTTCGTCCACTCCGGGCAGTAGCGCGGGATCAGGCGCACCGCCTCGTCCACGATCTGCTTCCACGAGCGGTCGTCGAGGTTCGGAACCGGCAGGGACATGGATGAAGCTCCGAAGAAGCGTGACTCAGCTGCCCGTCAGGTAGAACGGGAAGACCAGGTTGTGGATGCTGTTGGTGGCGCGGATCTCGTAGCGCACGTCGACGAGGATCCGTTCCGCGCTGTCGGGGTCGGGGAGCGCCTCGACCTGGATGTTGCGGATGCGGAACTCGTGCTTGGCGAGCGCCTCCTCCACGTGATGGCCGACCAGCGTCTGCGTCGCGGTGTTGTTGGGCGCGAAGACGAAGTCGTGGATGCGGCAGCCCCATTCGGGCCGCATCTGCCGTTCGCCGAGGGCGGTGCCGATGATGATCCGCACCGACTCCTCGATGTTGGCCTCATACCGGCTGAGCTGGATGGCGCCGCTCGGGCCCACCGAGACGGGGAACTTGAAGCCGACGCCGAGGAAGTTGCTCATAGGTTCCCGATGCCAGAGCCCGGCTATGCGGTGGCGATTCCGACCTCCACTACGCGTTTGCAGTTGGGGCAGGCCACGACGGTGCGGCCTTGCCGTTCCTCGACCTGGAGGCCGTCGCGGCTGTTGCACTCGGGGCACAGAAGCCCGGTGGTCCGGCCGGCATTGACCGCCTCGATGATCTCGTACCAGACCGATTCGAGTGCGGCCAGGCGATCTTCGGCCTGCTCGTCCATGTCCCTGAAAGCCCCCTCTTCGACGCACCGGAGCATCTCAGCTTGACGCTGAAGGGTGAGGAAACATGCTCTCGGGAGGCCGACCCATACCTCGCCCGGAGGGGTCCGATCAACCCCCTGCCCGGCCGCTGCTGGACGCAGGAAAGGCTTTGCGGCTGCGCTTTGGCCCGTACTATCGCGGCGAAGGCGCCGACTGCGACTCGGGAATTTCCACCCGGCGCGCCCGGCGGGCAGCCGGCGTCGCAGAGTCGTCGGCGAAGAAAAGGAACAAGAGGCCGACGATGAGCGCGACTGCCGCCAAGGTGCCGACGCCGAGCGCGATCCACATTCCCCGGCTGCTGCGCGCCTGAAGAAGCTCGGCGTGCTTGTCATTGCGGGTGCGCGTGCGGACGATGGCCTTCTTCGCCTCATCGAGCTTGGCCTGGGCTCGTCGCTGCGCCTCCTCCGACTCCTCCGCCGTCATGATGTTCGTCGACGCCT
Coding sequences within it:
- a CDS encoding GPW/gp25 family protein, whose protein sequence is MSNFLGVGFKFPVSVGPSGAIQLSRYEANIEESVRIIIGTALGERQMRPEWGCRIHDFVFAPNNTATQTLVGHHVEEALAKHEFRIRNIQVEALPDPDSAERILVDVRYEIRATNSIHNLVFPFYLTGS